Proteins from one Capricornis sumatraensis isolate serow.1 chromosome 2, serow.2, whole genome shotgun sequence genomic window:
- the ZBED3 gene encoding zinc finger BED domain-containing protein 3 yields the protein MRSEEPAVNMEETGGPDAAAGRLGAPYSEAWGYFHLAPARPGHAAGPWATCRLCGEQVGRGPGWHASTPVLWKHLRSAHRRELAESAARRSPPAAPGPVAAAEGDWARLLEQMGALAVRGSLRERELARREAAVEQGERALERRRRALQEEERAAAQARRELQAEREALQARQREVSRREGALAPAPPLHAPLKDEPEGEPRDGCVITKVLL from the coding sequence ATGAGGAGCGAAGAGCCGGCCGTGAACATGGAAGAGACCGGCGGGCCGGACGCGGCTGCGGGCCGCCTGGGGGCCCCCTACTCCGAGGCCTGGGGGTACTTCCACCTGGCTCCCGCGCGCCCTGGCCACGCGGCGGGTCCCTGGGCCACCTGCCGGCTGTGCGGGGAGCAAGTGGGCCGCGGCCCGGGCTGGCACGCGAGCACCCCGGTGCTGTGGAAGCACCTGAGAAGCGCGCACCGGCGGGAGCTGGCGGAGAGCGCCGCCCGCCGCTCGCCACCCGCCGCCCCTGGCCCCGTCGCGGCCGCCGAGGGCGACTGGGCGCGCCTCCTCGAGCAGATGGGCGCGCTGGCCGTGCGGGGCAGCCTGCGCGAGCGGGAGCTGGCGCGGCGCGAGGCGGCCGTGGAGCAGGGCGAGCGCGCCCTGGAGCGCAGGCGGCGGGCGCTGCAGGAGGAGGAGCGCGCGGCGGCCCAGGCGCGCCGGGAGCTGCAGGCCGAGAGGGAGGCGCTGCAGGCGAGGCAGCGGGAAGTGAGCCGGCGCGAGGGCGCCTTGGCCCCGGCCCCCCCGCTGCACGCTCCACTCAAAGACGAGCCCGAGGGGGAACCCAGGGACGGCTGCGTCATCACGAAGGTCCTCCTGTAG